A region from the Cryptosporangium arvum DSM 44712 genome encodes:
- a CDS encoding TetR/AcrR family transcriptional regulator: MARWEPGARERMLMAALDAFTDEGFEQATVAGIAARAGVTERTFFRHFADKREVLFEGSDLLEEVVTGAVAAAPAGLPPVELVTSAFEALGPFFAERQEFARRRLAVISANASLLERELLKLHSLKSATADALRARGLPDPDAVLTAEFGGTIFQVGFQRWMNDPAAVDIAAHIRRTSTELTALVARDRAG, from the coding sequence GTGGCGCGATGGGAACCCGGAGCCCGGGAACGAATGTTGATGGCGGCGCTCGACGCGTTCACCGACGAGGGCTTCGAGCAGGCGACGGTGGCGGGCATCGCCGCCAGGGCCGGCGTCACCGAGCGCACGTTCTTCCGGCACTTCGCCGACAAGCGCGAGGTGCTGTTCGAAGGCTCGGACCTCCTCGAGGAGGTCGTCACCGGGGCCGTCGCCGCGGCACCGGCGGGCCTGCCCCCGGTCGAGTTGGTCACCAGCGCGTTCGAGGCGCTCGGCCCGTTCTTCGCCGAACGTCAGGAGTTCGCGCGCCGCCGCCTCGCGGTGATCTCCGCGAACGCCAGCCTGCTCGAACGCGAACTGCTCAAACTGCACTCGCTCAAATCCGCCACCGCCGACGCCCTACGCGCCCGCGGCCTCCCCGATCCCGACGCCGTCCTGACCGCGGAATTCGGCGGCACGATCTTCCAGGTGGGCTTCCAGCGCTGGATGAACGACCCGGCGGCCGTCGACATCGCCGCCCACATCCGCCGAACCTCCACCGAACTGACCGCGCTCGTCGCCCGCGACCGGGCCGGCTAG
- a CDS encoding SDR family oxidoreductase, protein MFFVTGASGGIAGGVVPALVEAGHEVVGLVRSDEGEAKVKAYGAETRRGALDDLDSLRAGAEDADGVVHLAYNHSDFAAAGALERAAIQTFMDVLEGTGKPFLFASGVALHEPGEVLTEDDPSPFSGPEGHRGGGEQLALSYAERGVRAVSLRFPPTVHYTGDHGFVAHLARVARERGASAYVGDGANHWSAVHRDDAATAVVLALEKSAPGAAVHAVAEPGIPTRELAEEIGRQLGVPTESVSPEEALARFGFVGMALATDFQASSTLTRRRLGWEPTGPTLFDDLRAGHYTP, encoded by the coding sequence GTGTTTTTTGTCACCGGTGCCTCCGGAGGGATCGCGGGCGGCGTCGTGCCTGCGCTCGTGGAGGCGGGCCACGAGGTCGTCGGTCTGGTCCGGTCGGACGAGGGCGAGGCGAAGGTCAAGGCCTACGGCGCCGAGACGCGGCGGGGCGCTCTGGACGACCTCGACAGCCTGCGTGCCGGGGCCGAGGACGCCGACGGGGTCGTCCACCTCGCCTACAACCACAGCGACTTCGCCGCCGCGGGCGCGCTGGAGCGGGCCGCGATCCAGACGTTCATGGACGTCCTCGAAGGCACCGGCAAGCCGTTCCTGTTCGCGTCCGGCGTCGCGCTGCACGAGCCGGGGGAGGTGCTCACCGAGGACGACCCGAGCCCGTTCTCCGGCCCGGAGGGCCACCGCGGGGGTGGCGAACAACTCGCGCTGAGCTACGCCGAACGCGGTGTCCGAGCCGTCTCGCTGCGCTTCCCGCCCACCGTGCACTACACCGGTGACCACGGGTTCGTCGCCCACCTCGCCCGGGTGGCCCGCGAGCGGGGCGCCTCGGCCTACGTGGGCGACGGCGCCAACCACTGGTCGGCGGTCCACCGCGACGACGCGGCGACGGCCGTCGTGCTCGCGCTGGAGAAGTCCGCGCCCGGTGCCGCGGTCCACGCGGTGGCCGAGCCGGGCATCCCCACCCGGGAGCTGGCCGAGGAGATCGGTCGTCAGCTGGGTGTACCGACCGAGTCGGTCTCACCCGAGGAGGCGCTGGCCCGTTTCGGCTTCGTCGGGATGGCGCTGGCCACCGACTTCCAGGCGTCGAGCACGCTCACCCGCAGGCGTCTCGGCTGGGAACCCACCGGCCCCACGCTGTTCGACGACCTCCGCGCCGGTCACTACACGCCCTGA
- the mtnK gene encoding S-methyl-5-thioribose kinase: protein MDLLDVESVPDYVASLPDLASRVGTVSQVREVGDGNLNLVFIVEGSAGSLVLKQSLPYVRTDPSWPMTRERSSREAYVLASHQAIDPAHVPGLLFYDETRYVLAIEDLSDHRVWRTVLNERTEATDDDELAAAALGEYIANVGFGTSVFGVGSAAHKQAVARAINPELCEITEDLVLTEPFVDHDHNVVHPSNEADVAELAGDPDVKHAAGRAKFAFMTRAESLLHGDLHTGSVFVRFGDDPSVRAFDSEFGFYGPLGFDLGMLWANYVLAAARAVAQGQDSRARRLLGLGRVTWGSFERTYRDRWPSRQDPRVYGDAVLESLLTQVWTDAVTYAGAEVARRVIGFAKVADIETLPEDQRVQAARRALRASRVLITHTLHGRPDPDVLADLTSEPLGLSQGV, encoded by the coding sequence ATGGATCTTCTCGACGTCGAGTCGGTGCCGGACTACGTCGCCTCGCTGCCGGACCTGGCGTCCCGGGTGGGCACGGTCTCGCAGGTCCGGGAGGTCGGCGACGGCAACCTCAACCTGGTGTTCATCGTGGAGGGCAGCGCCGGCTCGCTGGTGTTGAAGCAGTCGCTGCCGTACGTGCGCACCGACCCCAGCTGGCCGATGACACGTGAGCGCTCCTCGCGCGAGGCGTACGTGCTCGCCTCCCACCAGGCCATCGACCCGGCTCACGTCCCCGGCCTGCTCTTCTACGACGAGACGCGGTACGTGCTCGCGATCGAGGACCTCTCCGATCACCGGGTCTGGCGCACCGTGCTCAACGAGCGCACCGAAGCCACCGACGACGACGAGCTGGCCGCAGCCGCGCTGGGCGAGTACATCGCGAACGTCGGCTTCGGCACCTCGGTGTTCGGCGTGGGCTCGGCGGCCCACAAACAGGCCGTGGCCAGGGCGATCAACCCCGAGCTGTGCGAGATCACCGAGGACCTGGTCCTCACCGAGCCGTTCGTCGACCACGACCACAACGTCGTGCACCCGTCGAACGAGGCGGACGTGGCCGAGCTCGCCGGGGACCCGGACGTGAAGCACGCGGCCGGCCGGGCCAAGTTCGCGTTCATGACCAGGGCGGAGTCGCTGCTCCACGGTGACCTGCACACCGGGTCGGTGTTCGTGCGGTTCGGGGACGACCCGTCGGTGCGGGCGTTCGACTCGGAGTTCGGTTTCTACGGGCCGCTCGGCTTCGACCTCGGCATGCTGTGGGCCAACTACGTGCTGGCCGCGGCCCGCGCGGTGGCCCAGGGCCAGGACTCCCGGGCCCGGCGTCTGCTCGGGCTCGGGCGGGTCACCTGGGGTTCGTTCGAGCGGACCTACCGCGACCGGTGGCCGTCCCGGCAGGATCCGCGCGTCTACGGGGACGCGGTTCTGGAGTCGTTGCTGACGCAGGTGTGGACCGACGCGGTCACCTACGCCGGGGCCGAGGTCGCGCGCCGCGTGATCGGGTTCGCGAAGGTCGCCGACATCGAGACGCTGCCCGAGGACCAGCGGGTGCAGGCCGCCCGCCGAGCCCTGCGCGCGTCCCGCGTGCTCATCACCCACACCCTCCACGGCCGCCCCGACCCCGACGTCCTGGCCGACCTCACCTCCGAGCCACTCGGGCTGAGTCAGGGCGTGTAG
- a CDS encoding ABC transporter permease — MSSTQSRAEQPSPAPVEKSSTIVSFREAVVRYGFVAVTVLLVAYFLISEPNFRTSSNLWGLLVYAAPVGIAGLGVTIAMTVGGLDLSVGSTAGFAVSLAAWTMVIGNQVGGVAIVVVLIAGGVIGLINAALIVWARIPDLLATLTTMFAIMGLKLVLVDGKSISSRMTLDDGSTAPGRFTDGFLYLAQGKIGPVPFPAILLIVISVLVWFLLERTRWGRLLYAVGANPEASRLAGVRVGLYRSAAYVAAGVLASVAGLLLAARIGQGDVSAGNSLLLDAVAVALVGTSVLGRNVPNAWGTVLGALLVTVMVVGFSMKGLPYYVQDVAKGAVLLVALLFSYTLSTRRATLPGQPT; from the coding sequence GTGAGCAGTACGCAGTCTCGAGCCGAGCAACCGTCTCCGGCTCCGGTCGAGAAGAGCTCCACCATCGTCTCTTTCCGCGAAGCCGTCGTCCGCTACGGCTTCGTCGCGGTCACCGTCCTGCTGGTGGCCTACTTCCTGATCAGCGAACCGAACTTCCGCACCAGCTCCAACCTCTGGGGCCTGCTCGTCTACGCCGCCCCGGTCGGCATCGCCGGGCTCGGCGTCACGATCGCGATGACCGTCGGCGGCCTCGACCTGAGCGTCGGCAGCACCGCCGGCTTCGCGGTCTCGCTCGCCGCCTGGACGATGGTCATCGGCAACCAGGTCGGCGGCGTCGCGATCGTCGTCGTGCTGATCGCCGGTGGAGTGATCGGCCTGATCAACGCAGCCCTGATCGTCTGGGCCCGCATCCCCGACCTGCTCGCGACGCTGACCACGATGTTCGCGATCATGGGCCTGAAACTCGTCCTCGTCGACGGCAAGTCGATCTCGTCGCGGATGACGCTCGACGACGGTTCGACCGCGCCGGGGCGCTTCACCGACGGCTTCCTCTACCTCGCCCAGGGCAAGATCGGCCCGGTGCCGTTCCCGGCGATCCTGCTGATCGTCATCTCGGTGCTGGTCTGGTTCCTGCTCGAGCGGACGCGCTGGGGCCGCCTGCTGTACGCGGTCGGCGCCAACCCGGAGGCCTCGCGGCTGGCCGGTGTCCGGGTCGGTCTCTACCGCAGCGCCGCCTACGTCGCCGCCGGCGTGCTCGCCTCGGTGGCCGGTCTGCTGCTCGCGGCGCGGATCGGCCAGGGCGACGTCTCGGCGGGCAACTCGCTGCTGCTCGACGCGGTCGCGGTCGCGCTGGTGGGCACGTCGGTGCTCGGGCGGAACGTGCCGAACGCCTGGGGTACCGTGCTCGGCGCCCTGCTGGTGACCGTGATGGTCGTCGGCTTCAGCATGAAGGGCCTGCCGTACTACGTGCAGGACGTCGCGAAGGGCGCGGTGCTGTTGGTCGCGCTGCTGTTCAGCTACACGTTGTCCACCCGCCGGGCGACGCTTCCCGGCCAGCCGACCTAG
- a CDS encoding sugar ABC transporter ATP-binding protein: MSSPVSTPHTGTTTVSVRGVGKSFGPNVVLRGVDLEIVGGEVVALLGANGAGKSTLIKILAGAHPDHTGEILVDGEPVRLASPTEARARGIATVHQRVREGVVPGLTVAENLAFDELAGGGASWALRRREVLEVARRAVEVLDLGWSDAVLRRDVATLGISDAQLLVVARTLLQRPKLLILDEPTSALSSAESDRLFGVVRQLRADGLAVLLVSHRLGEVDAIADRAVVLRDGRVTADVAKPLSWPVILPAMLGDSAEGLRATVLDHDRPTTDDAASSSTTSVVRLSGVRLFAESPELDLSLNGGEVTGIVGLIGAGKSELAHGLFGSARWPAGTADFADLARAPRSPAEAIRSGVYLVPEDRADQALLPGWSIQRTLSLPFITKVASRVGVLNQGTERDRATTVIEKLGIVARGPRTELNELSGGNQQKVVVGRWLVENARLLLLDEPFRGVDLGARRDIGEQVRAVANAGGAVVVLSADVDEVLEVADRVLVLVEGALTLDSPLSQVSRDDVVRAFSGEVAQ; encoded by the coding sequence ATGAGCTCGCCTGTATCGACGCCGCACACCGGGACCACCACGGTTTCGGTGCGGGGCGTCGGCAAGTCGTTCGGTCCGAACGTCGTCCTGCGCGGCGTCGACCTGGAGATCGTCGGCGGTGAAGTCGTCGCGCTGCTCGGGGCGAACGGCGCCGGCAAGTCGACGCTGATCAAGATCCTGGCCGGCGCGCACCCCGATCACACCGGCGAGATCCTCGTCGACGGCGAGCCGGTGCGGCTGGCGTCGCCGACCGAGGCGCGGGCCCGGGGAATCGCGACCGTGCACCAGCGGGTACGCGAGGGGGTCGTGCCCGGTCTGACGGTCGCGGAGAACCTCGCGTTCGACGAGCTCGCCGGCGGCGGCGCGTCGTGGGCGCTGCGGCGCCGGGAGGTGCTGGAGGTCGCGCGCCGCGCGGTCGAGGTGCTCGACCTCGGCTGGTCCGACGCCGTGCTGCGCCGCGACGTGGCGACGCTCGGCATCTCCGACGCCCAGCTGCTGGTGGTCGCGCGCACGCTGCTGCAGCGCCCGAAACTGCTGATCCTCGACGAGCCGACGTCGGCGCTGTCGTCCGCGGAGTCCGACCGGCTGTTCGGGGTCGTGCGTCAGCTGCGTGCCGACGGGCTCGCGGTGTTACTGGTCAGCCACCGGCTCGGCGAGGTGGACGCGATCGCCGACCGCGCGGTCGTGCTGCGTGACGGGCGCGTCACCGCCGACGTCGCCAAGCCGCTCAGCTGGCCGGTGATCCTGCCCGCCATGCTCGGCGACAGCGCCGAGGGCCTGCGCGCCACGGTCCTCGACCACGACCGCCCCACCACCGACGACGCGGCTTCCTCGTCCACCACCTCGGTGGTGCGCCTGAGCGGCGTGCGGTTGTTCGCGGAGAGCCCCGAGCTCGACCTGAGCCTCAACGGGGGCGAAGTCACCGGGATCGTCGGGCTGATCGGGGCCGGGAAGTCCGAACTCGCGCACGGGCTGTTCGGCTCCGCGCGCTGGCCGGCCGGAACCGCCGACTTCGCCGACCTGGCCCGCGCTCCGCGTTCGCCCGCGGAGGCGATCCGCAGCGGCGTCTACCTGGTCCCGGAGGACCGAGCCGACCAGGCACTGCTCCCCGGCTGGTCGATCCAGCGCACGTTGAGCCTCCCGTTCATCACCAAGGTCGCCAGCCGCGTCGGCGTCCTCAACCAGGGCACCGAACGCGACCGCGCGACCACCGTCATCGAGAAGCTCGGCATCGTCGCCCGCGGCCCCCGCACCGAGCTCAACGAGCTCTCCGGCGGCAACCAGCAGAAGGTCGTCGTCGGCCGCTGGCTGGTCGAGAACGCCCGGCTGCTGCTCCTCGACGAGCCCTTCCGCGGCGTCGACCTCGGCGCCCGGCGCGACATCGGCGAGCAGGTCCGCGCGGTCGCGAACGCCGGCGGAGCGGTCGTGGTGCTCTCCGCCGACGTCGACGAGGTGCTGGAGGTCGCCGACCGCGTTCTCGTTCTGGTCGAGGGCGCGCTGACCCTCGACTCCCCCCTTTCACAGGTCAGCCGCGACGACGTCGTGCGCGCCTTTTCCGGAGAGGTCGCGCAGTGA